One window of the Colletotrichum lupini chromosome 9, complete sequence genome contains the following:
- a CDS encoding alpha/beta hydrolase fold protein gives MADMGVAGNAESGKPVYQQAPSMLNRIVYGTKISTLQHWYFQKAGFEAWKSYFWPPAIRPDLIKQYDCRKALPVRIFFPSDYDQTSPQTLPTLFTIHGGGFSIGVPDDDDEWNRTFADLNNCLVVALHYWKAPWAPWPHALHDLEALYLAIVDDESLPIDKSRIAMGGFSAGGNLTLCLSQMKSIKEHRTAPPKAIVPIYPPTDFVTPTASKRDRRPYKVGKLPGIRGQKKDFVLDFAEVFDWSYIPYGTNLRDTRISPLYAERGDFPDNVCVVAAELDYLAYEAWELACKLGGKGKPGSGVVGRSEVARTQELVEEGDERFGWEVRDGRGSVKWLLVPDVIHAFDFHEMGAAVSDPVSVRDGNAKAVKVMRVVGDWLRRTAWKV, from the exons ATGGCAGATATGGGTGTCGCAGGGAACGCAGAGTCCGGTAAGCCGGTTTACCAGCAGGCGCCTTCGATGCTCAACCGCATCGTGTACGGCACCAAGATTTCGACACTGCAGCATTGGTACTTTCAAAAAGCCGGCTTCGAGGCGTGGAAGTCGTACTTTTGGCCACCCGCCATACGGCCCGATCTCATCAAGCAGTATGACTGTAGGAAGGCATTGCCAGTTCG CATCTTCTTTCCCTCCGACTACGACCAAACCTCCCCGCAAACCCTCCCGACCCTCTTCACAATCCACGGAGGCGGCTTCTCCATCGGCGTccccgacgacgacgacgaatggAACCGCACCTTCGCCGACCTCAACAACTGCCTCGTCGTCGCCCTCCACTACTGGAAAGCCCCCTGGGCCCCCTGGCCGCACGCCCTCCACGACTTGGAGGCCCTCTACCTCGCCATCGTCGACGACGAATCCCTCCCCATTGACAAGTCGCGCATCGCCATGGGCGGCTTCAGCGCGGGAGGGAACCTTACGCTGTGTCTCTCGCAGATGAAGAGCATCAAAGAGCACAGGACGGCTCCGCCGAAGGCGATTGTGCCAATTTACCCGCCTACGGATTTCGTCACGCCGACGGCGTCCAAGAGGGATCGCAGGCCGTACAAGGTTGGCAAGTTACCCGGCATCCGCGGCCAGAAGAAGGACTTTGTGCTGGATTTCGCAGAGGTGTTTGACTGGAGCTACATCCCCTACGGCACGAACCTCCGCGACACGCGCATCTCGCCTCTGTACGCCGAGAGGGGCGATTTCCCGGATAACGTGTGCGTCGTGGCCGCGGAGCTGGATTACCTCGCCTACGAGGCGTGGGAGCTGGCGTGCAAGCTCGGCGGGAAGGGAAAGCCTGGTTCGGGAGTGGTCGGGCGGAGCGAGGTGGCCAGGACGCAGGAGCtggtggaggagggggaCGAGAGGTTCGGGTGGGAGGTGAGGGACGGGAGGGGCAGTGTGAAGTGGCTGCTTGTGCCGGATGTGATTCACGCGTTTGATTTTCACGAGATGGGGGCCGCGGTATCGGATCCGGTGAGTGTGAGGGATGGGAATGCGAAGGCGGTGAAGGTCATGAGGGTTGTTGGGGACTGGTTGAGGAGGACTGCTTGGAAGGTGTGA
- a CDS encoding SIT4 phosphatase-associated protein, translating to MFWRFGGYANISTIDTILEKPEFTVEDLLDESDLIQELKQHNTKLIEYLREDNVLKTLLEYVVAPKLEPVATPEPDEPAEEIKGKGRLLPFSRPRASSRATDTDNEEEEQEKKRNRYAYVAAEVLSSDTWSIYEAMMENQDLVREFWQFLKRPTPLDPLQASYFTKVNEALFDKKTEEMVILLKSLPEAVPDLLRHVECPIIMDLLLKIIALDRTEGGQGVVEWLYGQDVVPTLLSCLSPEHSWVVQTAAGDFIKAIITISANASQNEQQCIGPNELTRQLVSQPCVEQLIKYMLGGGNPLTVGVGIIIEVIRKNNSDYDPDVGTEANSVPSSRDPIYLGTLLRLFAQHIPDFVNLIMNIPVQKGPLESTFGEKIEPLGFDRFKTCELMAELLHCSNMGLLNEVGSEDVIAARDAERQRLRTEGKLTPNRGEEPPSSTDDLTMRIGRSSPEEGRRLEVTNISDDDGFEEVEPSREMNEDTSHEFVKAEEEIPVAAPASSFLDRDEDDFVDEPLSSPRLNVADDKIKEQRFDDPDLVVAPLSPNKPKTASIDETAAAAAVSEAKSELEAKPDSVDAKSEEPAAKESESEKTEKTSGADDLADKTSDDATINKVEELSLDEKADQTVVPEDNQKGDESDSSVVYTPSVTDSEAKPEPAETAPAVPEPPQHPEDMPAPLFSKSTTDPDATADKDATSKETESEVEPAPEVPMAPPVPEVPEAPAAPGTDDDATREAGDLPPAVPDRPDPNSVKPVVGDYLKVQFVEYRVVPTILSFFFAYPWNNFLHNVVYDIVQQVFNGPMDRGYNPTLAVSLFEAADITTAIIKGQLASDESQARMKTRMGYMGHLTLIAEEVVKFTERHPPELLSETVLERVMDPRWISYVEGALAETRERDNAILGGVRPEVAMGNRAGMSGSGLAAVGLSGLGSSFSNSQSNTGSNALADAGLNGNADLQESSGNGIGPFAISSGTLMSGFGSSSDEEDEGEEENEDDVNNEVSDMLSELREMEPPALDPWTQSLIDDNNPDEDEEKDREKDARISQEDHTDGAGDDFGRRIDVEDVSNDSPNLVSWDDKGVWGNEFGDLESDEEMHMIRPSLNFMSWLRRRTDRHIDDESLGEGVGLHVLVRAGVDSLGYQTTLDFSYPLQPLASRVIYNSKTTMTKLASGIFLTIFRAYTDPLNNTSSSLNPPSIPPPPPPPPPLNNPPSRARLQLAARLAMHQKNQAAASQEEDDDDDDKGESGEGERLENPFADDEDDEENSSDEDDEDRHGPGAAAAVAGAWGQPGSGSWWRGVGRQGRPRFDGQDDSDEEDDDEEFGDFAMPEVEPAPGTDPNEKVILKPLAVHPPQGASGGKAFSGLWPFAGKKDGKDDGEKGPSEETATGDDEKPIQAAVEAARRTSIEDPDDDEEVVVQKPTSL from the exons ATGTTCTGGAGATTTGGCGGATACGCCAACATATCCACCATCGATACTATCCTCGAAAAGCCCGAATTTACCGTCGAAGACCTCCTCGACGAAAGCGACCTGATTCAAGAGCTCAAGCAGCACAACACGAAGCTTATCGAATACCTCCGCGAGGACAATGTGCTCAAGACTCTGCTCGAATATGTCGTCGCACCCAAGTTAGAGCCCGTCGCCACCCCAGAACCAGATGAACCCGCCGAGGAGATCAAGGGCAAGGGTCGCCTCCTTCCCTTTTCAAGACCTCGCGCCTCATCCCGAGCTACCGATACCGACAACGAGGAGGAAGAGCAGGAGAAGAAGCGCAATCGCTATGCCTACGTTGCTGCCGAAGTCTTGTCATCCGACACGTGGTCCATTTACGAGGCCATGATGGAAAACCAAGACCTGGTGCGGGAATTTTGGCAGTTTCTGAAGCGCCCGACGCCTCTTGACCCCCTGCAAGCCAGTTACTTTACGAAAGTCAACGAGGCTTTGTTCGACAAGAAGACGGAGGAGATGGTTATCCTTCTCAAATCTCTCCCCGAGGCCGTGCCCGACTTGCTCCGTCATGTTGAGTGCCCTATTATTATGGATCTGCTTCTCAAGATCATTGCCCTAGACCGCACAGAGGGCGGCCAGGGTGTTGTAGAG TGGCTATACGGCCAAGACGTTGTGCCGACGCTGCTATCCTGCCTCAGCCCGGAGCACAGCTGGGTTGTTCAGACAGCTGCAGGCGACTTCATCAAAGCCATCATTACCATTTCGGCCAATGCATCGCAAAACGAGCAGCAATGCATCGGCCCGAACGAACTCACCCGCCAGCTGGTGTCGCAACCCTGTGTGGAACAGCTGATCAAGTACATGTTAGGAGGTGGAAACCCGCTGACTGTGGGTGTCGGCATCATTATCGAAGTCATCAGGAAGAATAACTCGGACTATGATCCAGACGTTGGCACCGAAGCCAACTCTGTTCCCTCGAGCCGAGACCCCATCTATCTAGGAACCCTCCTCCGCTTGTTTGCGCAACACATTCCCGATTTCGTCAACCTGATTATGAACATCCCGGTGCAGAAGGGACCGTTGGAATCGACCTTTGGCGAAAAGATAGAGCCTCTTGGCTTCGACCGATTCAAGACGTGCGAGTTGATGGCCGAACTGCTTCACTGCAGTAACATGGGCCTACTCAATGAAGTTGGTTCCGAGGACGTTATTGCAGCTCGAGATGCTGAGCGTCAGCGCTTAAGAACGGAGGGTAAGCTTACCCCAAACCGCGGAGAAGAGCCGCCATCATCTACGGATGACTTGACGATGCGCATCGGTCGTTCTTCTCCCGAGGAGGGACGTCGTTTAGAGGTAACCAATATCTCAGACGATGACGGATTCGAAGAGGTTGAGCCCAGCCGCGAAATGAACGAGGACACGTCCCACGAGTTCGTAAAAGCCGAAGAAGAGATTCCTGTCGCTGCACCAGCCTCGTCCTTCCTGGACAGAGACGAAGACGACTTTGTGGACGAGCCGCTCAGCTCGCCCAGACTCAACGTCGCAGATGACAAAATCAAGGAACAACGATTTGATGACCCCGATCTGGTGGTCGCTCCCCTTTCGCCGAACAAGCCAAAGACTGCTTCCATCGATGAGACTGCTGCTGCAGCAGCGGTTTCCGAAGCCAAGTCCGAATTGGAGGCGAAGCCGGATTCCGTTGACGCCAAGAGTGAAGAGCCGGCTGCGAAAGAATCAGAATCTGAGAAGACTGAGAAGACTTCCGGCGCAGACGACCTGGCTGACAAGACCTCGGATGATGCTACCATTAACAAGGTAGAGGAACTTTCGCTTGACGAGAAGGCTGATCAAACGGTTGTTCCCGAGGACAATCAGAAGGGTGACGAGTCCGACTCTTCTGTTGTCTATACGCCTAGCGTCACCGATTCTGAGGCGAAGCCCGAGCCAGCAGAGACCGCGCCGGCAGTGCCTGAACCTCCCCAGCACCCCGAAGACATGCCAGCCCCTCTGTTTTCCAAATCCACCACTGATCCTGATGCGACTGCGGACAAGGACGCTACTTCCAAGGAGACCGAATCCGAAGTTGAGCCAGCTCCGGAGGTTCCCATGGCCCCTCCAGTTCCCGAGGTGCCAGAAGCCCCCGCGGCTCCAGGAACTGACGACGATGCGACAAGGGAGGCTGGAGACCTACCGCCTGCTGTTCCCGATCGGCCTGACCCGAACAGCGTGAAGCCTGTTGTCGGCGACTACCTCAAGGTGCAATTTGTCGAATACCGTGTTGTGCCCACGATTCTG TCCTTCTTCTTTGCTTACCCGTGGAACAACTTTCTCCATAACGTGGTATATGATATCGTTCAGCAGGTTTTTAACGGGCCTATGGACAGAGGCTACAACCCGACCTTGGCAGTTTCACTGTTTGAGGCTGCGGATATCACGACGGCTATCATCAAGGGCCAACTCGCTAGTGACGAGTCACAGGCCAGGATGAAGACTCGCATGGGTTACATGGGACATCTCACTCTCATCGCTGAAGAGGTGGTGAAGTTTACGGAACGTCACCCTCCCGAACTCTTGTCTGAGACTGTTCTTGAACGGGTTATGGACCCGCGATGGATCAGCTATGTGGAAGGCGCCCTCGCCGAAACTCGTGAGCGAGACAACGCCATTCTCGGCGGAGTCCGTCCCGAGGTGGCTATGGGTAACCGGGCCGGCATGTCTGGCAGCGGGCTCGCAGCAGTCGGTCTCTCTGGCCTGGGATCGTCCTTTTCCAACTCCCAGAGCAATACTGGCTCCAACGCGCTCGCTGATGCTGGACTCAACGGTAACGCAGACCTTCAAGAAAGCAGCGGTAACGGTATTGGGCCATTCGCCATCAGCTCAGGCACTCTCATGTCTGGCTTCGGCAGCTCCAGTGATGAGGAGGACGAGGGGGAAGAAGAGAACGAAGACGATGTCAACAATGAGGTGAGTGATATGCTCTCAGAGCTCCGTGAGATGGAACCACCTGCATTGGACCCTTGGACGCAATCTCTTATCGACGACAATAACcccgacgaggacgaggaaaAAGACCGGGAAAAGGATGC TCGAATATCCCAAGAGGATCACACCGATGGCGCCGGCGATGACTTTGGACGTAGGATAGATGTAGAGGACGTAAGCAACGATTCGCCGAACCTTGTATCTTGGGACGATAAGGGGGTATGGGGCAATGAGTTCGGAGATCTTGAGTCTGATGAGGAAATGCACATGATTCGGCCTTCCCTCAATTTCATGTCATGGCTTAGAAGGAGAACGGATAGACATATCGATGACGAGAGCCTGGGAGAAGG TGTAGGATTACACGTCCTTGTTCGTGCCGGCGTCGATTCCTTGGGATACCAGACAACTTTGGACTTTTCTTATCCACTTCAACCACTTGCGAGCCGGGTCATCTATAACAGCAAAACGACAATGACGAAACTTGCCTCCGGGATCTTTCTTACAATC TTCCGGGCTTATACCGATCCATTGAACAACACCTCATCGTCTCTCAACCCGCCATCGATCcctccgcctccgccgccgccgccgccattgAACAACCCTCCTTCTAGAGCGCGGTTGCAGCTTGCGGCTCGTTTGGCTATGCACCAGAAGAACCAGGCCGCTGCTTCtcaagaagaagacgacgacgacgacgacaaggGCGAGTCTGGTGAGGGCGAGCGGCTAGAGAACCCGTTTGCCGATGACGAAGACGACGAAGAAAATTCGAgcgacgaggacgacgaaGACCGTCATGGCCCAGGGGCAGCGGCAGCTGTTGCAGGTGCCTGGGGTCAACCTGGAAGTGGGTCGTGGTGGCGAGGGGTGGGACGTCAGGGGCGGCCACGATTTGACGGACAAGATGATTCGGACGAGGAAGACGACGATGAGGAGTTTGGTGATTTTGCCATGCCCGAGGTGGAGCCAGCGCCGGGTACGGATCCCAACGAGAAGGTGATTCTAAAGCCTCTCGCGGTACACCCGCCGCAGGGTGCTTCGGGAGGCAAAGCCTTTAGCGGTCTGTGGCCGTTTGCAGGTAAGAAGGATGGCAAGGACGATGGTGAGAAGGGGCCATCGGAAGAGACGGCGACGGGAGACGACGAGAAGCCGATCCAGGCGGCCGTCGAGGCTGCTCGGCGGACGAGCATCGAAGATCCGGATGACGATGAAGAGGTTGTGGTGCAGAAGCCGACAAGCCTCTGA